Proteins from a genomic interval of Flammeovirgaceae bacterium SG7u.111:
- a CDS encoding RagB/SusD family nutrient uptake outer membrane protein, giving the protein MKNYIIKICLILFATFFASSCNDDFLERYPLDEISNESFWNTENDLLVYNNSFYDLARNDDNVPIMMGHDDAFDSHRLGIWHLSGFSDDTAPRHSRHNDYQKLRAGKHTVPSGTFVYGYKGWNFLRAINVGMDNYGKANVSDEVRNKYVGEARLFRAWFYHDKVSKFGDVQWVDTELNIDDDEILYGERDDREVVMAKVLEDLNFATTNMPNDWGDGGAPGRLNRWAALLVKSRICLFEGTWRKYHGGNEANMWLEEAAKAAKELMDDGPYSLYITGDPTTDYNAIHRMTDLSGNPEVLYWRRYELGIYTNHVQSYHRQYNGGATKSLVEDYLCTDGQPITLSTLYQGDEEYEKIFENRDPRLRQTVLHPADQAIYKYGNHDFGAYTYPRIQGMPGGSSTYTGYHIIKVYEVNAAYATYNTSSTPAITLRFGEALLNYAEAKAELGSITQGDLDISINLLRKRVDMPNMMLNPPMDPRYANDGVSSLIVEIRRERRIELFMEGFRYDDLRRWKQGKKLEIKDYGMRWDEATRNKIDPEGTATVQTSIVDGVEYLDIYKGTDYETPEFDESKHYLWPIPISATSQNPNLGQNPGWGSN; this is encoded by the coding sequence ATGAAAAATTATATTATAAAAATTTGTTTAATACTCTTTGCAACTTTCTTTGCATCTAGTTGCAACGATGATTTCTTGGAAAGGTATCCCCTTGATGAAATCAGCAACGAGTCTTTTTGGAATACGGAAAATGACCTCTTGGTTTATAATAATAGTTTTTATGACCTAGCCCGTAACGATGATAATGTTCCGATTATGATGGGACATGACGATGCTTTTGATAGCCATCGGCTTGGTATTTGGCATTTATCTGGGTTTTCTGATGATACGGCACCTCGCCACAGCAGGCACAATGATTATCAGAAACTACGTGCAGGCAAACATACAGTCCCAAGTGGCACATTTGTATATGGGTATAAAGGATGGAATTTCCTAAGGGCAATAAACGTAGGAATGGATAACTATGGTAAAGCCAATGTTTCCGACGAAGTAAGAAATAAGTATGTGGGTGAAGCTCGTTTGTTCAGGGCTTGGTTCTATCACGATAAAGTATCGAAGTTTGGTGATGTACAATGGGTCGATACCGAGTTGAATATTGATGATGATGAAATATTGTATGGAGAGCGTGACGATAGGGAAGTAGTGATGGCAAAAGTATTAGAGGATCTTAATTTTGCAACTACTAATATGCCAAACGATTGGGGAGATGGTGGTGCGCCAGGTAGATTAAATCGTTGGGCTGCCCTTTTGGTAAAATCGCGAATCTGCCTTTTTGAAGGAACTTGGAGAAAATATCACGGTGGAAATGAGGCCAATATGTGGCTAGAAGAAGCAGCAAAAGCTGCCAAAGAGTTAATGGATGACGGTCCATATTCTTTGTACATTACCGGCGACCCTACTACCGATTACAATGCTATCCACAGAATGACCGATCTATCTGGAAATCCTGAGGTATTGTATTGGAGAAGATATGAATTGGGTATTTACACCAACCATGTTCAGTCTTACCATAGGCAATACAATGGTGGAGCTACTAAAAGCTTGGTGGAAGACTACTTGTGTACCGATGGTCAGCCAATTACGCTTTCTACGCTTTACCAAGGAGACGAGGAATACGAAAAGATCTTCGAAAACCGTGACCCAAGGTTAAGGCAGACTGTTCTTCACCCAGCCGACCAAGCAATATATAAGTATGGTAATCATGACTTTGGGGCTTACACATATCCAAGAATCCAGGGTATGCCGGGTGGTTCATCTACTTATACAGGATACCACATAATAAAAGTATATGAGGTAAATGCCGCTTATGCTACGTACAACACTTCATCTACGCCAGCTATTACCTTAAGGTTTGGTGAGGCATTGCTAAATTATGCAGAAGCTAAAGCTGAGCTTGGGTCTATTACCCAAGGCGATTTGGATATAAGTATCAATTTGTTGAGAAAGCGAGTTGACATGCCGAACATGATGTTGAACCCTCCTATGGATCCTCGATATGCTAATGATGGGGTTTCTTCACTGATCGTTGAAATCAGACGTGAACGTAGGATTGAATTGTTCATGGAAGGCTTCCGATATGATGACCTCAGGCGTTGGAAACAAGGCAAAAAATTAGAGATCAAAGATTATGGAATGCGTTGGGATGAAGCAACGAGGAATAAAATTGATCCTGAAGGCACTGCGACTGTTCAAACTTCTATAGTTGATGGAGTGGAGTATCTTGATATTTATAAAGGTACTGACTATGAAACGCCAGAGTTTGACGAAAGCAAGCATTATTTGTGGCCAATTCCGATAAGTGCAACTTCTCAAAACCCTAATTTGGGTCAAAACCCAGGATGGGGCAGTAACTAG
- a CDS encoding heparinase II/III family protein, whose translation MTIKKLFFVLLMLCAFCFSAQAQHEEENIPKLENPITTKYLKSKLRKSQPRLVYNSQTIKLLQKKLKTDPVIQNMYAAVKLKAIAVFEQPLLERKLKGRRLLGVSREMLYRINLLGVVYLVEKDKKVLDRINEEVLAVCNFSDWNPSHFLDVAEMSLAVALAIDWTAGELPSSTISLAKKALIGKGLKPSWPESGRNPGWAYGSNNWNQVCNGGMIAAAIGVAKEEPDLAAKTIHRALDGLPHSLVEYGPDGVYPEGSTYWGYGTSFSVVTIAMLESAFGTDFGMGNYPAFQESAVFRVLSNAPSGWYYNFADCGDERKKEGDLTLAWFAKKTGNKAFFEEERFLIKPESIDTLSRLSGAGLMWVAQYQETAGMKMPTAWKGEGANPIVIFTGERDDEHTYYFGGKGGRGMVSHGNMDGGSFIFELNGVRWVVDPGNQNYHNLEKTGFDLWKKCQDCERWTLLTKNNYGHSTITINDQLHRVEGLVTLSEFKDTANPEAIFDMGPTLGSSVESASRKFVKDSPTSLVIEDNIVINDETKLITWQLMTQADVEIVDGGAILTQEGEKLAVENISHPELTISVISLDPAPMELDRQIEGLKRLEIRIPAWVVKGDTCTIKVRLSEK comes from the coding sequence ATGACTATTAAAAAACTATTTTTTGTATTGCTAATGCTTTGTGCATTTTGCTTTTCGGCACAGGCTCAGCACGAGGAAGAAAATATCCCCAAGTTAGAAAACCCAATCACTACTAAGTACTTAAAATCAAAGCTTCGGAAATCGCAGCCTAGGTTGGTGTACAATTCACAAACCATAAAACTTCTGCAAAAGAAGCTCAAAACTGATCCGGTAATCCAGAATATGTATGCTGCGGTGAAGCTCAAAGCAATTGCTGTTTTTGAACAGCCTTTGTTGGAAAGAAAGTTGAAAGGTAGGCGGCTGTTGGGCGTATCCCGCGAAATGCTCTACCGTATCAATCTGCTTGGAGTGGTTTATTTGGTTGAAAAAGACAAAAAAGTATTGGATAGGATTAATGAAGAGGTACTTGCCGTCTGCAATTTTTCCGATTGGAATCCTTCACATTTTCTCGATGTGGCGGAAATGTCCCTTGCTGTAGCCTTGGCTATTGACTGGACTGCTGGCGAGTTGCCTTCATCGACTATTTCCCTTGCTAAGAAAGCCTTGATAGGTAAAGGGTTAAAACCTAGTTGGCCGGAAAGTGGCAGAAACCCAGGTTGGGCTTATGGGTCTAATAACTGGAACCAGGTGTGCAACGGAGGGATGATTGCAGCTGCTATAGGTGTTGCCAAAGAAGAGCCAGATTTGGCGGCAAAAACTATCCACCGCGCGTTAGATGGGCTTCCTCATTCGCTGGTAGAATATGGTCCAGATGGTGTGTATCCTGAAGGGTCAACCTATTGGGGATATGGAACAAGTTTTTCAGTAGTGACTATTGCGATGTTAGAAAGTGCCTTTGGGACAGATTTTGGCATGGGAAATTATCCAGCGTTTCAGGAAAGTGCAGTGTTTAGGGTGCTGAGCAATGCACCTTCTGGCTGGTATTACAACTTTGCAGACTGCGGTGATGAACGCAAAAAAGAAGGTGACCTTACCTTAGCTTGGTTTGCGAAAAAAACAGGGAACAAGGCATTTTTTGAGGAAGAAAGGTTTTTGATCAAACCTGAAAGTATAGATACCTTATCGAGGCTTTCAGGTGCGGGTTTGATGTGGGTTGCTCAGTACCAAGAAACGGCAGGTATGAAAATGCCAACGGCTTGGAAAGGAGAGGGTGCAAACCCAATTGTTATTTTTACTGGAGAAAGGGATGATGAACATACCTATTATTTTGGTGGAAAAGGTGGGAGAGGAATGGTGAGCCATGGCAACATGGACGGAGGTTCGTTCATTTTTGAGCTTAACGGGGTCCGCTGGGTAGTTGACCCTGGAAACCAAAATTACCACAACTTGGAAAAAACAGGTTTCGACCTTTGGAAAAAGTGCCAAGACTGTGAGCGTTGGACTTTGCTTACTAAAAATAATTATGGTCATAGTACCATTACCATTAATGATCAGCTCCACAGAGTGGAAGGTTTGGTTACTTTGTCAGAGTTCAAAGATACGGCTAATCCCGAGGCTATTTTCGATATGGGACCCACGCTTGGTTCTTCGGTAGAAAGTGCAAGTCGTAAGTTTGTAAAAGATAGCCCAACTTCATTGGTTATTGAAGATAACATAGTGATTAATGATGAAACCAAATTGATCACTTGGCAGCTCATGACCCAAGCAGATGTGGAAATTGTAGATGGAGGTGCTATCCTAACTCAAGAGGGGGAAAAGCTTGCTGTGGAGAATATTTCCCACCCTGAGCTTACTATTTCAGTTATTTCCCTTGATCCGGCTCCTATGGAACTAGATAGGCAAATAGAAGGGTTGAAAAGGCTGGAAATTCGAATTCCTGCTTGGGTGGTAAAAGGGGATACCTGTACTATTAAAGTTCGGTTATCGGAGAAGTAG
- a CDS encoding two-component regulator propeller domain-containing protein has translation MKNNYLLKFTLFSLAIIALALTISPSYSQQKNIKFEKLQVEDGLSASWIFKFYRDSYGFMWIGTYNNGLNRYDGYNIKVYKQDQGDDGGLASNNIGAIFEDSKRRLWVGNQYGGALNLYQRETDTFKKYWFQSASGSSISSICENHDGRLWIGTNDGLNLFDPETEIIVDFKNDPNKPLTTLVNNGVSNMYLSSKNKLWIATNNGISILDIETKVFSNFTNNPDDIHSLPAGKINAFHEDDKGRIWIATTTKGVCMYEEETNRFISYSYDENDSNSIGNNRALSMSGNGNFLYVGTENGGYNIMNTQTGKFQRYMPDLANENSIGSNSIYASYFDKTTQTVWTGSYNAGVSYYGLNDKNFNHFKPRIGGLNNGKIRDLMETKDGKIWIATDGGGINVYDKKSKKFTYYKHDPKNPKSIPSDAILALHQDKTGSIWAGTYNAGLLKFNPTSNSFIQFKNDPKDSTSFPGTHVYNLHEDKHGFFIRSGWGWFHMDIRTGKFQPSKAVWGFDTGPNDLHLIQVKNGDFWHVNDYGNGVVHVDGATKKRTEYKYDPNNPKSLSNYSVTHIYEDSKGQVWICTPNGLNCFDEESKTFQRYGTKDGMVSGDVNSIVEDKDGNLWLGTGKGLVKITDGINKPENPIIKNYNTIDGIQGDEFSDHCAFISSSGELYFGGTNGFNVFDPSSIQDNPFIPPVKLTGFKVFNKDAGFGLEGSPFSKSIELTDEIKLDYTKSVFTFEFVALNFSQPSKNQYAFMMEGLEKGWNYVGEQRSATYTNLDAREYIFKVKASNNDGIWNENATQIKVTILPPWWETWWFRTLATCLFLGSGIAFFLIRTRQLKEQKILLEKKVKERTAALQDASEEIQVQNEELSQQAEELEQQRDYLQDANELITKNSEQIKASINYAKRIQQAILPMEEELKKQFEEHFVLFRPRDVVSGDFYWMHETDEITYLAVVDCTGHGVPGAFMSMIGSSLLNRIVGEMKVTEPAVILTELHKGIVKALRQESTYNRDGMDMILCAFHKQAAKPKIVFAGAKSSLFVLPSNSENIEEYISSRMSVGGTKATKMAFESQELTFDKGTVIYLTTDGYIDQHRPDRRRFGRKRLREQLEKIQKMELAQQKEYLENYLVEYMNGEPQRDDIAVIGIRL, from the coding sequence ATGAAAAATAATTACCTGTTAAAATTCACCCTATTTTCTTTGGCAATAATTGCCTTGGCACTAACAATATCTCCTTCCTACTCTCAGCAAAAAAACATCAAATTTGAAAAACTACAAGTAGAGGACGGTCTTTCAGCAAGTTGGATTTTCAAGTTTTATAGAGACAGCTACGGCTTCATGTGGATAGGAACTTACAACAATGGCCTTAATAGATATGATGGATATAATATCAAGGTATATAAGCAAGATCAAGGTGATGACGGTGGCTTAGCCTCTAATAACATAGGGGCTATCTTTGAGGATAGCAAAAGAAGGCTTTGGGTAGGTAATCAATACGGAGGGGCGCTGAATTTGTATCAGAGAGAAACAGATACATTTAAAAAATATTGGTTTCAAAGCGCTTCTGGGAGCAGTATCTCAAGTATATGTGAAAACCATGATGGTAGACTATGGATAGGAACTAATGATGGACTAAATCTTTTTGACCCCGAAACGGAAATCATTGTTGATTTCAAAAACGACCCAAACAAACCACTGACTACTTTGGTGAATAATGGTGTCAGCAATATGTATCTCTCCTCTAAAAATAAGCTTTGGATTGCCACAAACAACGGAATTAGCATTCTTGACATCGAAACAAAAGTGTTCAGTAATTTCACAAACAATCCTGATGATATCCATTCATTACCAGCAGGCAAAATCAACGCCTTTCATGAAGATGATAAAGGAAGAATATGGATAGCCACCACCACTAAAGGTGTTTGCATGTACGAGGAAGAAACCAATAGATTTATCTCTTACTCCTACGATGAAAACGACTCGAACTCAATAGGAAACAATAGAGCACTTTCTATGTCAGGAAATGGAAATTTCCTATATGTTGGTACTGAAAATGGTGGGTATAATATCATGAACACCCAAACAGGTAAATTTCAACGATATATGCCTGACCTCGCAAATGAAAATAGTATTGGCAGCAACTCCATTTATGCAAGTTACTTTGACAAAACGACACAAACTGTGTGGACAGGCTCTTATAATGCGGGAGTAAGCTATTATGGCCTGAACGACAAAAATTTCAATCATTTTAAGCCAAGAATAGGTGGCCTTAATAATGGCAAGATTAGAGACTTGATGGAAACCAAAGATGGCAAGATCTGGATAGCTACCGATGGCGGGGGAATCAACGTTTATGATAAAAAAAGCAAGAAATTTACTTATTATAAGCATGATCCCAAAAATCCGAAAAGTATACCTAGCGATGCTATTTTAGCCCTCCATCAAGACAAAACAGGGAGTATATGGGCAGGGACATACAATGCAGGCCTTCTCAAGTTCAACCCTACGTCGAACTCTTTTATACAATTTAAAAACGACCCAAAAGATTCCACTTCTTTTCCTGGAACACATGTTTACAATTTACATGAAGACAAGCATGGTTTTTTCATCCGATCTGGTTGGGGTTGGTTCCATATGGACATAAGAACAGGCAAGTTTCAACCGAGTAAAGCTGTTTGGGGATTCGACACTGGTCCTAATGATCTACATCTAATCCAAGTTAAAAATGGAGATTTTTGGCACGTAAATGATTATGGAAACGGGGTGGTTCATGTAGATGGAGCTACTAAAAAGCGTACTGAATATAAATACGACCCGAACAACCCAAAAAGCCTCAGCAACTACAGCGTCACCCATATATATGAAGACAGTAAAGGACAGGTTTGGATTTGTACACCAAATGGGCTCAACTGTTTTGATGAAGAAAGCAAGACTTTCCAAAGATATGGGACAAAAGACGGGATGGTTTCGGGCGATGTAAACTCTATAGTGGAAGATAAGGATGGAAACTTATGGCTTGGAACAGGAAAAGGGTTAGTTAAAATTACAGATGGCATCAATAAACCCGAAAACCCTATCATTAAAAATTATAATACGATTGATGGCATACAAGGAGATGAATTCAGTGACCACTGCGCATTCATCTCCAGTTCAGGTGAACTATACTTTGGCGGAACGAATGGTTTTAATGTGTTTGACCCTTCTTCTATTCAAGACAATCCTTTTATCCCACCCGTTAAGCTCACTGGCTTCAAGGTTTTTAATAAAGATGCTGGATTTGGGCTAGAAGGCTCGCCCTTTAGCAAATCAATTGAGCTAACTGATGAAATCAAGCTTGATTATACAAAAAGCGTATTCACTTTTGAATTTGTTGCCTTGAATTTCTCTCAACCATCCAAAAACCAATATGCATTTATGATGGAGGGGCTAGAAAAAGGCTGGAACTATGTAGGCGAACAACGCTCTGCTACCTATACCAACCTCGATGCTAGAGAATACATTTTTAAGGTAAAAGCCTCTAACAACGATGGAATCTGGAATGAAAATGCTACCCAAATAAAGGTAACTATCTTGCCGCCTTGGTGGGAAACATGGTGGTTCAGAACCCTAGCAACATGTCTGTTTTTAGGATCAGGAATCGCTTTCTTCCTCATAAGGACTCGTCAGTTAAAAGAACAAAAAATCCTACTAGAGAAAAAAGTAAAAGAAAGAACCGCAGCATTGCAAGATGCGAGCGAGGAAATCCAAGTCCAGAACGAAGAACTATCGCAGCAAGCCGAAGAGCTTGAACAACAACGAGATTATTTGCAGGATGCAAATGAGCTTATCACGAAAAATAGCGAGCAAATAAAAGCAAGTATAAATTATGCAAAGCGGATTCAGCAGGCGATCTTGCCTATGGAGGAAGAATTGAAAAAGCAGTTTGAAGAGCATTTTGTTCTTTTCCGCCCAAGGGATGTGGTCTCAGGCGACTTCTACTGGATGCACGAAACGGATGAAATCACTTACTTGGCAGTGGTCGATTGTACCGGACATGGCGTACCAGGAGCATTTATGAGTATGATAGGCAGCTCTTTGCTCAACAGGATTGTTGGGGAAATGAAGGTTACCGAACCCGCTGTAATCCTCACCGAATTACACAAAGGAATTGTAAAAGCCCTAAGGCAAGAATCAACCTATAATAGAGATGGAATGGATATGATCTTATGTGCATTCCACAAACAAGCAGCAAAGCCGAAGATTGTGTTTGCTGGTGCAAAAAGCTCACTTTTCGTCTTGCCATCCAACTCGGAAAATATAGAAGAATATATCAGCAGCCGGATGTCGGTTGGAGGTACTAAAGCCACAAAAATGGCATTTGAATCACAAGAATTGACTTTTGACAAAGGCACAGTTATCTACCTCACCACCGATGGGTATATAGATCAGCACCGCCCCGACAGAAGACGATTTGGAAGAAAAAGACTCCGAGAGCAATTGGAAAAAATCCAGAAAATGGAATTAGCCCAACAAAAGGAATATCTCGAAAACTATTTGGTCGAATATATGAATGGTGAGCCTCAGCGAGATGATATAGCCGTAATTGGAATCAGGCTATAA
- the yjjX gene encoding inosine/xanthosine triphosphatase: MRIVIGSKNPVKINAAATGFSLVFDKLEKAEGVNVPSGVSDQPMSSEETLLGARNRASNTKKMEPEADFWVGIEGGIDVNAQGEMEVFAWVVVLAKNGMEGKAKTAVFFLPPKVEELINEGMELGEADDLVFKRTDSKKKGGSVGILTKGIIDRERYYREAVVLALIPLMNEELYATWKN; the protein is encoded by the coding sequence ATGAGAATAGTAATAGGTTCAAAAAATCCGGTAAAAATCAATGCCGCAGCTACGGGGTTCTCCTTGGTTTTTGATAAATTAGAGAAGGCAGAGGGTGTAAATGTGCCCAGTGGTGTGAGCGATCAGCCCATGAGCAGTGAGGAAACGTTACTAGGAGCAAGAAATCGTGCATCAAACACCAAAAAAATGGAACCTGAAGCCGATTTTTGGGTTGGTATAGAAGGAGGGATAGATGTCAATGCTCAAGGGGAGATGGAAGTATTTGCCTGGGTAGTTGTGTTGGCAAAAAATGGAATGGAAGGAAAGGCAAAAACGGCTGTGTTTTTCCTGCCCCCAAAGGTGGAGGAATTGATAAACGAAGGAATGGAACTGGGCGAAGCTGATGACTTGGTGTTTAAGCGGACAGATTCCAAAAAGAAAGGCGGCTCGGTGGGTATTCTTACCAAAGGGATAATTGACCGGGAAAGGTATTACCGAGAGGCTGTGGTACTTGCGCTCATCCCTCTGATGAACGAAGAACTGTATGCGACATGGAAGAATTGA
- a CDS encoding CoA pyrophosphatase: MEELKSHLLERFTLDLPGPEAHAQMASESRKKRLNNEPSANPRRSAVLALIYRKTNELFLPLIRRQTYKGVHSGQMAFPGGRVEEQDKSLKETALRETSEEIGVQIPKNKIVGQLTEIYIPPSNSLVTPYVALSESSFTFQPDPREVAEVVEVGLKELLNPFNYSVEKIKVHDNVIINAPSYKIRGNIIWGATAMMLSELLMVLGELESTKKFL; the protein is encoded by the coding sequence ATGGAAGAATTGAAATCACATTTGCTGGAAAGGTTTACCCTCGATTTGCCAGGGCCGGAAGCTCACGCCCAAATGGCATCGGAGTCGAGGAAAAAAAGATTGAACAACGAGCCGTCTGCTAATCCTAGAAGGTCGGCGGTGCTGGCTTTGATCTATAGAAAGACAAACGAACTATTTCTGCCGCTCATCCGTAGGCAAACATATAAGGGAGTGCATAGCGGGCAAATGGCTTTTCCTGGAGGCAGGGTAGAAGAACAAGATAAGAGTTTGAAAGAAACTGCTTTGCGCGAAACCAGCGAAGAAATTGGGGTTCAAATCCCGAAAAATAAAATAGTAGGCCAGCTAACTGAAATTTATATTCCGCCCAGCAACTCTTTGGTGACACCCTATGTGGCCCTGAGCGAAAGCTCTTTTACCTTCCAGCCAGACCCTCGGGAAGTTGCTGAAGTGGTAGAGGTTGGTTTGAAGGAGTTACTCAACCCGTTCAACTATTCTGTGGAAAAAATAAAGGTCCACGACAACGTAATTATCAATGCGCCTAGCTATAAAATCCGAGGAAATATTATTTGGGGCGCAACAGCTATGATGCTCAGCGAGTTGCTCATGGTTTTGGGAGAACTCGAATCCACTAAAAAATTCTTATAA
- a CDS encoding alpha/beta hydrolase-fold protein has protein sequence MKLVTSTLSILISTLFLVGISAAQDFSAFEKKTYSDGGETLPYRLLSPDNPKGKKLPLIIFLHGSGERGTDNEVQLTHCASKFLDAAVQKKYPAYVVFPQCPKEQRWSEIDSESAGMSEDGATKYYLSEEPSKPMAMLAKLIAQLEQELPVDQQRIYVMGLSMGGQGVYDLITRNPFKFAAAVSICGGGDTRHASALTQTPLWIFQGEDDEVVPIDYSRVMVKAIEYAGGKPLYTEYPGVTHNSWDNAIEEPKLFSWLFSKRRK, from the coding sequence ATGAAACTAGTAACATCTACTCTTTCAATTCTTATTTCAACTCTTTTTCTTGTTGGTATTTCCGCTGCGCAAGACTTTTCAGCATTTGAGAAGAAAACGTATTCCGATGGGGGAGAAACCTTGCCTTACCGCTTGCTTTCTCCTGATAACCCGAAGGGTAAAAAGCTTCCGCTCATCATTTTCTTGCATGGCTCAGGAGAGCGAGGAACTGACAATGAAGTCCAACTTACCCATTGCGCTAGCAAGTTTTTAGATGCCGCTGTCCAGAAGAAATATCCTGCCTATGTGGTATTTCCCCAGTGCCCCAAAGAGCAGCGCTGGTCTGAAATTGATAGTGAAAGCGCAGGTATGTCTGAAGACGGAGCAACCAAGTATTACCTAAGCGAAGAGCCAAGCAAGCCAATGGCGATGCTCGCCAAGCTCATTGCCCAACTGGAACAAGAGCTTCCTGTTGATCAGCAACGGATATACGTTATGGGGCTTTCCATGGGCGGCCAAGGTGTGTACGATCTCATAACACGCAACCCGTTTAAGTTTGCCGCAGCCGTTTCCATCTGTGGAGGGGGAGATACCCGCCATGCTTCGGCGCTTACCCAAACCCCACTGTGGATTTTCCAAGGTGAAGACGATGAGGTTGTTCCTATAGACTATTCGAGGGTGATGGTGAAAGCCATAGAATATGCAGGGGGAAAGCCGCTCTACACCGAGTACCCCGGCGTAACCCACAATAGCTGGGACAATGCCATCGAAGAACCTAAGCTTTTCTCGTGGCTCTTTAGCAAGCGGAGGAAGTAA
- a CDS encoding WG repeat-containing protein — protein sequence MKSLTLFLLFCLLTAKSIAQEQEQEANSLYPIYDENLKWGFINETGDVIIKPQYEVVGYFSSGLSPVRSGGKYGYINSNGQVIIPFKFDFAMNFSEGYALVSEDSTTKYFIDKSGNIPFKLDGISLYHGFNKGYTIGYKDYNSVLIDTDGKLVYNKKKIDRYNKKKRKTNSVKRNLIFMCDEKFCGYLNKDSVKIWKIPKRTTLSEFNIDYKTSGFFYAFSSPKERCYGCGRSSNFLKSIKNPIDSIEENKPVLKVIDNEIDTFYTYTNLYKGHKVYLYNTTKDTLIISAQDSRLYIKVQVLNAENNWQDIDFLPSSWCGNSYHEFTFPPNTYWEFRIPKYHGSKKYKMRLSFQPKGEGDFIYSDTFEGEINPGQLWRKGEYGPSNFMDPYLY from the coding sequence ATGAAATCACTAACGTTATTTTTACTTTTTTGCCTTCTCACAGCTAAGAGTATAGCACAGGAACAAGAACAAGAAGCCAACTCTTTATACCCCATTTATGATGAAAACCTCAAATGGGGATTTATAAACGAGACTGGTGACGTAATAATCAAACCACAATATGAAGTAGTAGGATATTTTTCAAGTGGTTTGTCTCCTGTAAGATCTGGTGGTAAATACGGCTACATTAATAGTAATGGTCAGGTTATAATTCCTTTTAAGTTTGATTTTGCAATGAATTTTTCAGAAGGATATGCTCTAGTTTCTGAAGATAGCACAACAAAATATTTTATTGACAAAAGTGGAAACATACCTTTTAAACTCGATGGCATCTCACTTTACCATGGTTTCAACAAAGGTTATACAATTGGTTATAAAGACTATAATTCAGTCTTAATCGATACTGATGGCAAATTAGTATACAACAAAAAGAAAATCGATAGGTATAATAAAAAAAAGCGCAAAACAAACAGTGTAAAAAGAAATTTAATCTTTATGTGTGATGAAAAGTTTTGTGGGTATCTTAATAAAGATAGTGTGAAGATTTGGAAAATTCCAAAAAGAACAACACTTAGCGAATTCAACATTGATTATAAAACTTCTGGATTTTTTTATGCCTTTTCCTCTCCGAAAGAAAGATGCTATGGGTGTGGAAGATCTTCAAATTTTTTAAAAAGCATTAAAAATCCTATTGATAGCATTGAAGAAAACAAGCCAGTACTAAAAGTTATTGATAATGAAATTGATACTTTTTATACATATACAAATCTCTATAAAGGTCACAAAGTTTATCTCTACAACACTACAAAGGATACACTAATTATATCAGCCCAGGACAGTCGCCTCTATATTAAAGTTCAAGTTCTAAATGCAGAAAATAACTGGCAAGACATCGACTTCCTCCCCTCTAGCTGGTGCGGTAACAGTTATCATGAATTCACATTCCCTCCAAATACTTATTGGGAATTCAGGATACCGAAATATCATGGATCAAAAAAATATAAAATGCGATTATCTTTTCAACCTAAAGGAGAAGGTGATTTCATTTATAGCGATACATTCGAAGGAGAAATAAACCCAGGGCAATTATGGAGAAAAGGAGAATACGGACCCTCTAATTTCATGGATCCTTATTTGTACTAA